GGATTTTCGAGCCGAAAGGTTCCGTCGGGACGAAGATTTTCCCTGCGAGACTGTCCCGTCCAAAGTGTCCAAAGCCGTTCCCGCCGCTCCTGAACCGGATTTTCGATCCGATCCAGGTTCACCCGGGCGGTGATTTCTCCCGCGAGGGTCCCCAATGCCCCACGAATCGATCGACGTCCCCCCGCTTTGAGTAGCGGGTCGGTTTAGAGTCCGGAATTACTTTAACTGCTTCGCGTAGGCGGCCGGTGTCAGCCCGCCCAACGCCTTCTTCGGTCGCTCCTCGTTGTATTCCCGCCGCCAGCGTTCAATCTCGGTGCGGGCGTGCAGCAGGCTGGGAAACCAGTGTTCGTTGAGGCATTCGTCGCGCAGGCGGCCGTTGAATGATTCGATGTAGGCGTTCTGGTTCGGTTTGCCCGGTTCGATCAGGCGCAGCTGCACACCGTGCTCGTGCGCCCAGGCGACCATCGCCTTGCCGCAGAACTCCTTGCCGTTGTCGGTGCGGATCGTCTTGGGCAAGCCGCGAATCAGCCCCAGGCGATCCAGCACGCGCGTCACGCCGATCCCGGAGATGGCTCGTTCGACCTCGATGCCGACCGATTCATGGGTGGCGTCGTCGACGATGGTCAGGCACTTGAGGACGCGGGCGTCGGCGGTGCGATCGAACACGAAGTCCATTGACCACACCTCGTTGGGCGCCGATGGACGACACAGCGGCTGCCGCTCGCTCACCGGCACCTTCTTCCGCTTACGCCGGCGCACCTGCAGCCGCTCCTCCCGATACAACCGCTCCACACGCTTGTAGTTCACCGGCTCGCCGCTCTCCTGCCGAAGCTTCAGGTGGATCATCCCCACGCCGTAGCGCTTGTGCCGCTGCGCCAGCTCCACGATCCGCCGTCGCAGCACCACGTTGCGGTCCGGCTGCGCCTGATAGCGGTACGCGCTGGCGCTCATGCCCACCACGCGCAACGCGCACCGCTCGCTCAGCCCCTTGTCGATCATCTGGCGCACCAACGCGCGTCGGGCCGGTGCGCCTACGGTTTTTTTCGCAGGACGTCCTTGATCACCTCGTTCTCAAGCATCTGCTCAGCCAGCAGCTTCTTCAGCCGCGTGTTCTCCGTCTCCAGCTCCTTCAGGCGTTTGGCGTCCGGCACGCTCATGCCGCCGAACTTGCTGCGCCACAGGTAGTAGGAGGCCTCGCTGAAGCCGTGCTTGCGGCACAGCTCCTTGATCGGCAGGCCGGCATCCGCCTCGCGCAGGAAGCCGATGATCTGTTCTTCGGAAAAGCGCTTCTTCACGTCCAATCTCCTTCGGTTGGGGGATTGGACTCCAAACGGCCGTGCTACTCAAAACCGGGGGGGCGTCGTGACCACACTTACACATCACATGGACCTTGTTTTCGAGGTCAACGTCAGCAGTAAACTCTCCGTCCACTTTGTCGACCGCCCTATGTAGCTTCTTCATGAAGGGGTGGTCGTCTTCAGAGATATGAAGAACACCCTTATTTCCACATTTCTCGCAAGCCAAGTCCCAGGAATACCGATCTCGTGATGCCATAGTCATCTCCAATGAGCATGACCGCAGGCGAGAGTCGCCCCTACGTCTGCTACAGGTCGACTTATGTCAGTCGAGCTTGCCTGGCTGGGCACAGCCAGGGCAACAAGACTCACGATCAGGCACAGTCGGCTACGCGGCGATATGTAGCGAGGCGACTCCGGCTGCCTGGCGTCGGGGGGGGCATATTGTCACCTATTGCTTAAGGTCCCAGTAGATGGGGCCTTGGGATATCACTGCGACCGTCTGACACCATTGTTTGTACATCGCCCCTGACACCATTGTTTGTACAACGTGCACAAACATTGGTGTCATGCCCAAAAGACACGCTCGCCTCCGGCCATGACTTCAGGCCCATGTCGGTATTACGAACTTCACACTATGATTCACTCCAGTGTATGAAGCAGTGCGGGCATGCGGATGGACGACGGCAGCGGTCAACTGAAGAAGTTCCAGAAGGAGCTGTCGGCCGGCACGGTGTCGCTGGTGTTGCTGGCGGTGCTGGGGCGGTCCCGTCAGCCGCTGTACGGCTACCAGATCGCCAAGCGGCTGGAGGAACTGGGCGAGGGCGTGCTGGCCGGCAAGCAAAGTGCGCTGTACCCGGTGCTGCGCAACCTGGAGGCGGCCGGCCTGCTGGAAAGCGAAGTGCAGCCGTCGGTCAGCGGGCCACCGCGCCGCTACTACCGCATCACCAAACCCGGACGCGAGGCGTTGCGCGCATGGACGGACGCCTGGAACGCCACTCGCGATTCGGTCGACAAGGTTCTTCTGGGAGAGTTGTGATGGCTGTGCCGAGAACGATCGAGGAATACCTCAGCCAGTTGCGTGCCGCCCTGCGCGGCGCCGACCCCGCGCTGATCCAGGATGCGCTGTACGACGCCGAGGAGCACCTGCGCGCTGAACTGGCCGAACAGCCAGGCCGCAGCGAGGCGGAAATGCTGGAGCAGGTGGTCGGCAGCTACGGTGCGCCGGACGAGGTGGCGGAGATCTACCGCGACCAGGAGATCAAGATCCAGCGCGCATTGCGGCCGCCGTCGCTGCCGCCGCGTCGTTCGCTGGCCGCGCGCTTTTTCGGCGTGGCGGTGGACCCGCGCACTTATGGCGCACTGTTCTACCTGCTGCTGTCGCTGGCCACCGGCATCTTCTACTTCACCTGGGTCACTGTGGGGCTGACACTCTCGGTGGGGCTGTCGGTACTGATTATCGGCCTGCTGGTGGTGGCGCTGTTCTTCGCCACGGTGCGGGTGTTGTCGCTGATGGAAGGGCGCATCGTGGAAGCGATGCTGGGCGTGCGCATGCCGCGGCGGCCGGTGTACGCACCGCCGGGGCGCAGCCTGCTGCAGCGGATCGGCGCGATGTTCACCGACGTGCATACCTGGACCACGCTCTGCTACATGTGGCTGATGCTGCCGCTGGGCATCCTCTATTTCACCCTGACGGTGACGCTGCTTTCGGTGGCGGTGAGTTTCCTGGGCATGCCCTTGCTGATGCTGGTTCACCCGGACTGGCTGCAGGGCCTGTATGTGCACCACATGTTCATGGTGGACTGGGGTTACGGTCCGCACGTGCCGGGCTGGGGCGAGGCCATCGTGATGGGCGTGGTCGGGCTGCTGCTGCTGTTCGGTACGCTGCACCTGGCGCGCGGGCTGGGGCGTCTGCACGGTGCACTCGCCAAGCACATGCTGGTGCCACGGCAGTCTGAAAGCTGAGTCGTGGCGGCGGGTCCGTGCCGCCTCAGACCAGCCCGAGGTCGCCCGGTTTCGCCCGAGGGAACACCTGCTGCAGCTGGTTTGGGTTGAGTCCCCACATCCGTCTGAACATGCCGCCCAGCATGTCGCGGTAGTTGTTCAGCACGGGGTAGTCGCGGTTCTGCAGCAGGTTGGGCTGGTTCACGGCGACCTGTTCGCCGGCCAGACGGCCGCCGCTCACCTTGCCGCCGAGCACCCAGTGCACGGTGCCATGGCCATGGTCGGTGCCGTGGTCGCCGTTTTCGCGGAAGGTGCGGCCGAACTCCGACAGCACCACCACCACGGTGTCGTTCCAGTCGTTGCCCATGGTGTCGGCGAAGGCGGCCAGTCCGGTGCTCAGGTTGTGCAGGTTGTTGGCAAGGCCGCCGCGGGTGTTGCCCTGGTTGACGTGGGTGTCCCAGCCGCCCACGTCGACGAAGGCGAGCCGATACTTGTCGCGCATCAGTGTCGCGATGCGGCGGGTTTCCATGGCGAAGTTGTTCGGGCCCGGCGCTCCGCGGCTGGCCTGGATCATTTCGTCGCGCAGGTCGGCCGACAGCGAGCGCGGCAGCGCCAGGCCGTCGGCGGTGGCGGCGGCCAGCGGCGTGCCCTTGTACATGCTGGCCAGGATTGCCGACTGCCGCGGGTTGAAGCCGGCGCGCGGGTTGGCGCGCAGCGAGATGTTGGGAATGTCGTGGCCGGCACCCTGGAAGCTCAGCGGCAGCTCGTTGGTGAAGGCGATGGCGGGCACACCGGTAAGCACCTTCGACAGCCGCGCAAGGAAACCGGAACGGTAGTTGGTGCCGGCCCCGTCGGGTTCGCCGCGTTCGATATGGTCCTGGGTCTCGAAATGACTGCGGCTGAGGTCGGTGGTGCCGGCGAACGGCACGAAGGCGAGCTGGCGGCGTTGCCACAGCGGCATTAGTGCGTCGCGCACCACCGGATTGAGGCCCCAGTCCGCATTCAGCGCGACCGCGCTTTCGGGGTTGCCGGGATCCGGCCGGGCAATCGCGATGGTCGGGCGTGACGCGTAGTAGAAGTCGCTGCCGCAGGGCACCAGCAGGTTGTTGCAGTCGTAGCCGCCGCGCAGGAAAACCAGCAGGAAGCGCGGTGAGCCGGGCGGCGCGGCGAACAGCCGGCTGGAGAACGAGAGCATGGGGGCGGCAGCGACCGCACCGGCGGCGAACAGGAACTGGCGACGGTTCATGGCGAAACCTCAGCGTTCATTGAAGTCGGGTGACGACAACAGATAGGTGTTCCATTGCTGCGGCGACCGGGCCTGGGCCAGCGCCTTGCGCGTGGCGGCGGACAGGTGCGGAGCGAAGCTGGCGCGGAACAGGGCGGTGTTCTGGATCGTTGGCGGCATGTGCGGCGTCATCGGCGTCATGCGGTCGGGGCTGTTGGTCGGGGCGGGGTCGAACAGTCGGTTGTGACCGCTGCCGATGGCGCGCGCCACCACGAAGCGTTTGGCCATCTGTCCCGAGCCGGACCAGCTTGCCGAGTCGAGCGGCCAGCCGTCCGGCGTGATGCGCCCGTATGGCGCCTCGCCCATCTGGCGTACCCAGTTCACCAGTGGCGCGGCATTGCGGATCGGCTGGCCGTCGTAGGCCAGTCGCATCGACGACACCACGAAGCGGAACGGGTCCTTGAACTTGCGGCCATAATCGGCGGTGACCGCCTTGGAGGTGAACAGCGTGCGCAGCACTGCGGCGATGTCGCCGTCGCTGTGCTGGAAGGTGCGTGCCATGGCGTCGACCAGCGCCGGCGGCGGCTTGTCGGCGACGAAGTACTCGGCCAGCTGCTGCGAAATGAAGTGCGCGCAGGCTGGCTGCCGCACGATCAGGTCGATCGCCTGCTCGATCTCGTCATAGCCGCTGCCGCGGATGGTGTGGCCCAGGAACACCTTGTTGCTGAAATCGTGCTTGTTCGGGTTGAACACGAACATGCCGTCGCGCACGAAGCCGGGGCGCATGCGCCGGCCATGCCAGCCGGGCCGGGCGAACGGCGCGATGCCGGCGCCGGTGAGAATCGCCATCAGTTGCTGCACGTCCTGTTGGGTATAGCCCGAGCCCACGCCAAGCGTGTGCAGCTCCATCAGTTCGCGGGCGTAGTTCTCGTTGGTCTTGCTCTTCACGTTGTGCACGTTGTCCAGATACACCAGCATGGCCGGGCTCTGCAGCACCGCCATCACCAGGTCCTTGAACTTGCCCAGCGCGTGCGGGCGGATCACGCGGTCTTCGTAATCGGTGGCGAACAGCCCGACCGGGCCTTTCGGCGCATAGACACTGAAGTGGTTGAGCCAGAACCAGACCATCTGTTCCTTCAACTGGTTGCCGCCGTAGACGGCGTGCAGCATTTCCACTTCGGCGTCCTGCAGGAACAGCTGGCGACGGGTTTTCAGCAGGGCCTTCTTGGCCGCGTTCTTGGCGTCGCCCGCCGGCATGTCGCGGACCGACTTGAAGCGTCGTCGGAACTCAACCAGCAACTGGTCCGGCGGTGTGTTCACCACGGTGTAGCTGTCGAGCAGGTGGCGGATCGCCGGCGGCAGGCTGTCGTCGTCACCGGCCAGCTGCCGGTCGAGGAAGCGGCGCCGGCCAAGCTGCTCGTAGCGGGCGATGGTCTGGCTGTCCAGGCCGAAGCCGTCGCGGCGCAGCCAGGCCAGGTCGCCCTGGCCCAGTGGCTTGATGTCCTGCGCGCCCGCCGACGTCGCCAGGCCGAGCCCCAGCAGCAGGCCGCACAGCATGTGAAGGGGGCGAACGCGCAACGTGGCGGCAGTGGGCATGGGGCGGTTTCCGGCGGGACCTGCTGCAGCAAACGCCCGTGCCGGGGTTCGGCTGACATGGGGCAGGCGGGCGATGCAACGGATTATGGAACAGTTCACCAAACCCGGCCGGTACCGGTTCCACGTGCGGTGAGGGCGCCGTCGCCGGCCCGCCGGGGTGACGGAACGGCTACCGCTTGCCTACCCTGAGTGCGTGCACCGGACTGATTGCATCACGCAATCAATCAGCATCGATCAGGTTGTCGCCCGATATGATCAGCGTGTGGCCGGCAGCGACTGACCCAAAACAGACACGCATCGATCGAATTGGGGGTGATGCATGGATCGCGAGGGACTGATTGGCCAATTGCTGCGTTACGAGCAGCCACTGCCCCATGTTCTCGCCGGCTTGGCTGCGTATGGCTGGGATTGCGATTGGCCACTTGCAGAATTGAGTTCGTCGCACATCCGTCATGCACTACACCGATACCTCGATGCGGAGCTGTCAGCTGTGCAGGTTGAAGAGTGGGCCAATGCCATCGAGTGTAGAGAGGATATAGCTTACGAGCCGTGTTCGCCGGTGGGGGAGACACTATTCGAACTGGCGAATCCAGAGCTGACCTCGCCACTCAGCCTGGAGCGGGCGGAAGATCTGCTACAGCTACTATCCGCCGATTCATAATGTCTACCTCATGTCTACCTCCGACCCAAAGCTGCCGTTCCAGGGCCGGCCCCTCTGTCCGGCTTTGCGTTCGGTTGTTAGTCGGATGCCGCGCAGATAGGCTTCAGCAAGATCAAGGAGTTGCGTGAATATCTCTTTGCGCAACCTGGGATGTATAACCGGACAGGCTTGTCCGTATATTCAGTGGTTAGGGGTTGCGTGTGAAGGTTGTCGACGAATTGATGCAAACTGCCGTCGCGGATACCGAGCTGCTTCGCAAGCTCGACGCTCAGGGCGATCAGTTCAGTGTCACACGCGACGTTGAGTTTCTCTTGCGTGCACCAACAGCGGACAAGGCAAGAACAGCTGCATCCTTCATCAACGACTACCAATACGGGCTGGCGACACCACAGGACCTCGAAACCTCGCCGAGCGTTCTAGTTATCGTTCGCATGCCTGTCGAGCAGCATATTCTGCAATCGGTGTCAGGATTTATGGCTTGCGTTTGCCAGCTGTTTGGCTTGGAGTACGACGGGTGGGGTTGCGTCGTGCAAGCGGCGGACTCCTAACAACTCGGTCAAGCGGACCGGGTTCCGCGGCCGCTTACCTCAGGCGTTATTGGCCGTCCGCTTCTGGCCGCGTGTGGCCCTTGCGGCCTCGATTGCGGGTGAGCAAGCCGTAGAGTCTTTCATCTCGTTACATTTCTGCGTGCAAAGCCGATTTTTTTGTTTTTTCTTCAAGAAGATTTGTAGGCGAAGACCAAAGAGAGTGAAATTATGTTCACAGGAATGACATATATTCTGACTAGCCTGACCTTGGCGATCTTGATGCCCCTGTTGTTGGCTGGATCCGGTCATCAGGAGATCGGTAAAGTTGCAACTTATCGCTATCC
This window of the Dyella sp. A6 genome carries:
- a CDS encoding sensor domain-containing protein; translation: MAVPRTIEEYLSQLRAALRGADPALIQDALYDAEEHLRAELAEQPGRSEAEMLEQVVGSYGAPDEVAEIYRDQEIKIQRALRPPSLPPRRSLAARFFGVAVDPRTYGALFYLLLSLATGIFYFTWVTVGLTLSVGLSVLIIGLLVVALFFATVRVLSLMEGRIVEAMLGVRMPRRPVYAPPGRSLLQRIGAMFTDVHTWTTLCYMWLMLPLGILYFTLTVTLLSVAVSFLGMPLLMLVHPDWLQGLYVHHMFMVDWGYGPHVPGWGEAIVMGVVGLLLLFGTLHLARGLGRLHGALAKHMLVPRQSES
- a CDS encoding DUF1501 domain-containing protein; this translates as MNRRQFLFAAGAVAAAPMLSFSSRLFAAPPGSPRFLLVFLRGGYDCNNLLVPCGSDFYYASRPTIAIARPDPGNPESAVALNADWGLNPVVRDALMPLWQRRQLAFVPFAGTTDLSRSHFETQDHIERGEPDGAGTNYRSGFLARLSKVLTGVPAIAFTNELPLSFQGAGHDIPNISLRANPRAGFNPRQSAILASMYKGTPLAAATADGLALPRSLSADLRDEMIQASRGAPGPNNFAMETRRIATLMRDKYRLAFVDVGGWDTHVNQGNTRGGLANNLHNLSTGLAAFADTMGNDWNDTVVVVLSEFGRTFRENGDHGTDHGHGTVHWVLGGKVSGGRLAGEQVAVNQPNLLQNRDYPVLNNYRDMLGGMFRRMWGLNPNQLQQVFPRAKPGDLGLV
- a CDS encoding ribonuclease E inhibitor RraB; its protein translation is MKVVDELMQTAVADTELLRKLDAQGDQFSVTRDVEFLLRAPTADKARTAASFINDYQYGLATPQDLETSPSVLVIVRMPVEQHILQSVSGFMACVCQLFGLEYDGWGCVVQAADS
- a CDS encoding IS3 family transposase (programmed frameshift), producing the protein MKKRFSEEQIIGFLREADAGLPIKELCRKHGFSEASYYLWRSKFGGMSVPDAKRLKELETENTRLKKLLAEQMLENEVIKDVLRKKPVGAPARRALVRQMIDKGLSERCALRVVGMSASAYRYQAQPDRNVVLRRRIVELAQRHKRYGVGMIHLKLRQESGEPVNYKRVERLYREERLQVRRRKRKKVPVSERQPLCRPSAPNEVWSMDFVFDRTADARVLKCLTIVDDATHESVGIEVERAISGIGVTRVLDRLGLIRGLPKTIRTDNGKEFCGKAMVAWAHEHGVQLRLIEPGKPNQNAYIESFNGRLRDECLNEHWFPSLLHARTEIERWRREYNEERPKKALGGLTPAAYAKQLK
- a CDS encoding DUF1800 domain-containing protein, which translates into the protein MPTAATLRVRPLHMLCGLLLGLGLATSAGAQDIKPLGQGDLAWLRRDGFGLDSQTIARYEQLGRRRFLDRQLAGDDDSLPPAIRHLLDSYTVVNTPPDQLLVEFRRRFKSVRDMPAGDAKNAAKKALLKTRRQLFLQDAEVEMLHAVYGGNQLKEQMVWFWLNHFSVYAPKGPVGLFATDYEDRVIRPHALGKFKDLVMAVLQSPAMLVYLDNVHNVKSKTNENYARELMELHTLGVGSGYTQQDVQQLMAILTGAGIAPFARPGWHGRRMRPGFVRDGMFVFNPNKHDFSNKVFLGHTIRGSGYDEIEQAIDLIVRQPACAHFISQQLAEYFVADKPPPALVDAMARTFQHSDGDIAAVLRTLFTSKAVTADYGRKFKDPFRFVVSSMRLAYDGQPIRNAAPLVNWVRQMGEAPYGRITPDGWPLDSASWSGSGQMAKRFVVARAIGSGHNRLFDPAPTNSPDRMTPMTPHMPPTIQNTALFRASFAPHLSAATRKALAQARSPQQWNTYLLSSPDFNER
- a CDS encoding PadR family transcriptional regulator, with protein sequence MDDGSGQLKKFQKELSAGTVSLVLLAVLGRSRQPLYGYQIAKRLEELGEGVLAGKQSALYPVLRNLEAAGLLESEVQPSVSGPPRRYYRITKPGREALRAWTDAWNATRDSVDKVLLGEL